A genomic region of Notamacropus eugenii isolate mMacEug1 chromosome 3, mMacEug1.pri_v2, whole genome shotgun sequence contains the following coding sequences:
- the BBS10 gene encoding BBSome complex assembly protein BBS10 isoform X1, with the protein MTMPATATACGVGAALRVAEVLESIVSSCVGPEGRQGLYTKPTGDVLLSRDGGRLLEALNVQHPVARMIVTCVSMNRSVTGDGAKTFIILLCDLLRGLKAVTDKERSSFGGNIQSQERHWKNCCQWKYISQAILTFQAHILDYIVAQYLSKHFLSVFSFSGEEKKFCRSSLESLLDAYFCGRLGRNNQKFISQLTCDYFYKCLSHEDGKDEMIGLVDEYFLELCTAVTGLPVSSSRIIPGFIIHRDFSVYCPADGDMRIIIVTEPIQPALCNSGSELVVKSEAHFQASHIWITERTKTIMKDLQSEGIKLLLSSVKQQDAVIYYAKLNDISVVECIPSEEISLLCRIVPLSPFRPSWSTSQCHISDAALVKFCQPILLNSRRYAHLGLLSTYSFIPHCLVLCGPVQGLTDQHIHAFHGAFKVLRQVLKGLYLSYKAQGNSKNETLDSVISKDNQNHHLTEVYRALFERQCLDSVLMSENNPSGMQCHLRDTPDLILSSIESQNSIPSTTLTYTHNIIGDSESLICTHPNKIGINNAKEPLVAISCGCNGDSLIEIPEKHKSVIEQTCKMSNIAVDVTSKEVFQNNSKSYCTSFIQAGSVLPVGGHFEILLHYYLLDYSRQCQQPEMSMISSLIANALLSVPKTLYKAKRGNKSFCHVYLRTVHALQAKQWMMAGNPTGLESVACKYQLLTSVLHCLTKLLTIDLVIRINKQPQKTSDDETEEDG; encoded by the exons ATGACGATGCCGGCGACCGCGACGGCCTGCGGGGTCGGAGCCGCGCTGCGGGTGGCCGAGGTCCTGGAGAGCATCGTGAGCAGCTGCGTAGGCCCCGAGGGGCGGCAGGGGCTGTACACCAAGCCCACGGGCGACGTGTTGTTGAGTCGCGACGGGGGACGCCTCCTGGAGGCGCTGAACGTGCAGCATCCGGTGGCCAG GATGATAGTGACTTGTGTTTCCATGAATCGGAGTGTGACTGGAGATGGTGCTAAAACATTCATTATCCTTCTTTGTGATTTACTCCGAGGACTTAAGGCAGTCACTGATAAAGAAAGGAGTTCTTTTGGGGGAAATATTCAAAGCCAAGAAAGACATTGGAAAAATTGTTGCCAATGGAAATACATTTCTCAAGCCATTTTGACATTTCAGGCACACATATTAGACTACATTGTGGCTCAGTATTTGAGTAAACACTTTTTATccgtcttttctttttctggagaagagaaaaagttttGTAGGAGCTCACTAGAATCACTGTTAGATGCGTATTTTTGTGGAAGACTGGGAAGAAATAATCAgaaatttatttcccagttaacttgtgattatttttataaatgtttgagCCATGAAGATGGGAAGGATGAAATGATTGGTTTAGTAGATGAATATTTTCTGGAATTGTGCACTGCTGTTACAGGACTTCCAGTTTCGAGTTCAAGGATCATACCAGGGTTTATTATTCATAGAGACTTTTCTGTTTACTGCCCAGCAGATGGTGATATGAGAATCATCATTGTCACTGAACCCATTCAGCCTGCACTTTGCAACTCTGGTTCTGAGCTTGTTGTAAAGTCAGAAGCGCACTTTCAGGCATCTCACATTTGGATTACTGAAAGGACGAAAACCATAATGAAAGACTTGCAAAGTGAGGGTATAAAATTGCTTTTGTCTAGTGTGAAGCAACAGGATGCAGTTATTTATTATGCAAAATTGAATGACATATCAGTGGTAGAATGTATACCTTCAGAAGAAATTTCTCTCCTTTGTAGAATCGTTCCTCTGTCACCTTTTAGGCCATCATGGAGCACTTCACAGTGTCACATCTCTGACGCTGCATTAGTGAAATTTTGTCAGCCTATCTTGCTTAATTCCAGAAGGTATGCTCACCTTGGCTTACTTAGCACATACTCTTTTATACCCCACTGTTTAGTGCTCTGTGGACCAGTTCAGGGCCTTACTGACCAGCATATTCATGCTTTCCATGGAGCATTTAAAGTACTTCGACAAGTCTTGAAGGGACTTTACCTCAGTTACAAAGCGCAAGGTAATAGCAAAAATGAGACCTTAGATTCTGTTATTTCAAAAGATAACCAAAATCACCACTTGACAGAAGTTTATAGAGCTTTGTTTGAAAGACAGTGTCTGGACTCAGTTTTAATGAGTGAAAACAATCCATCAGGAATGCAGTGTCATTTAAGAGACACTCCAGATTTGATCCTATCAagtatagaatcacagaatagtATTCCAAGTACAActctaacatacacacacaatattatAGGGGACTCCGAATCCCTAATTTGTACTCATCCCAACAAAATTGGGATTAATAATGCCAAGGAACCACTTGTAGCTATCAGTTGTGGTTGTAATGGTGATTCCCTGATAGAAATTCCTGAGAAACATAAAAGTGTCATTGAACAAACTTGCAAAATGAGCAATATAGCCGTAGACGTAACTTCCAAGGAGGTATTTCAGAACAATTCGAAAAGTTACTGTACCTCCTTTATACAGGCTGGTTCTGTTTTACCAGTAGGAGGTCACTTTGAGATCCTGTTACATTATTATCTTCTTGATTATTCCAGACAGTGCCAACAGCCAGAAATGAGTATGATTAGTTCATTAATAGCTAATGCACTGCTAAGTGTTCCAAAAACCCTTTATAAGGCtaagagaggaaataaaagctTTTGTCATGTGTACTTAAGAACAGTGCATGCTCTCCAGGCTAAGCAGTGGATGATGGCAGGGAATCCAACAGGCCTTGAATCAGTAGCTTGTAAATACCAATTACTCACATCAGTACTTCACTGCTTGACAAAACTCTTAACTATTGACTTAGTTATCAGGATTAATAAGCAGCCGCAAAAGACTAGTGATGATGAGACAGAAGAGGATGGGTGA
- the BBS10 gene encoding BBSome complex assembly protein BBS10 isoform X2 codes for MIVTCVSMNRSVTGDGAKTFIILLCDLLRGLKAVTDKERSSFGGNIQSQERHWKNCCQWKYISQAILTFQAHILDYIVAQYLSKHFLSVFSFSGEEKKFCRSSLESLLDAYFCGRLGRNNQKFISQLTCDYFYKCLSHEDGKDEMIGLVDEYFLELCTAVTGLPVSSSRIIPGFIIHRDFSVYCPADGDMRIIIVTEPIQPALCNSGSELVVKSEAHFQASHIWITERTKTIMKDLQSEGIKLLLSSVKQQDAVIYYAKLNDISVVECIPSEEISLLCRIVPLSPFRPSWSTSQCHISDAALVKFCQPILLNSRRYAHLGLLSTYSFIPHCLVLCGPVQGLTDQHIHAFHGAFKVLRQVLKGLYLSYKAQGNSKNETLDSVISKDNQNHHLTEVYRALFERQCLDSVLMSENNPSGMQCHLRDTPDLILSSIESQNSIPSTTLTYTHNIIGDSESLICTHPNKIGINNAKEPLVAISCGCNGDSLIEIPEKHKSVIEQTCKMSNIAVDVTSKEVFQNNSKSYCTSFIQAGSVLPVGGHFEILLHYYLLDYSRQCQQPEMSMISSLIANALLSVPKTLYKAKRGNKSFCHVYLRTVHALQAKQWMMAGNPTGLESVACKYQLLTSVLHCLTKLLTIDLVIRINKQPQKTSDDETEEDG; via the coding sequence ATGATAGTGACTTGTGTTTCCATGAATCGGAGTGTGACTGGAGATGGTGCTAAAACATTCATTATCCTTCTTTGTGATTTACTCCGAGGACTTAAGGCAGTCACTGATAAAGAAAGGAGTTCTTTTGGGGGAAATATTCAAAGCCAAGAAAGACATTGGAAAAATTGTTGCCAATGGAAATACATTTCTCAAGCCATTTTGACATTTCAGGCACACATATTAGACTACATTGTGGCTCAGTATTTGAGTAAACACTTTTTATccgtcttttctttttctggagaagagaaaaagttttGTAGGAGCTCACTAGAATCACTGTTAGATGCGTATTTTTGTGGAAGACTGGGAAGAAATAATCAgaaatttatttcccagttaacttgtgattatttttataaatgtttgagCCATGAAGATGGGAAGGATGAAATGATTGGTTTAGTAGATGAATATTTTCTGGAATTGTGCACTGCTGTTACAGGACTTCCAGTTTCGAGTTCAAGGATCATACCAGGGTTTATTATTCATAGAGACTTTTCTGTTTACTGCCCAGCAGATGGTGATATGAGAATCATCATTGTCACTGAACCCATTCAGCCTGCACTTTGCAACTCTGGTTCTGAGCTTGTTGTAAAGTCAGAAGCGCACTTTCAGGCATCTCACATTTGGATTACTGAAAGGACGAAAACCATAATGAAAGACTTGCAAAGTGAGGGTATAAAATTGCTTTTGTCTAGTGTGAAGCAACAGGATGCAGTTATTTATTATGCAAAATTGAATGACATATCAGTGGTAGAATGTATACCTTCAGAAGAAATTTCTCTCCTTTGTAGAATCGTTCCTCTGTCACCTTTTAGGCCATCATGGAGCACTTCACAGTGTCACATCTCTGACGCTGCATTAGTGAAATTTTGTCAGCCTATCTTGCTTAATTCCAGAAGGTATGCTCACCTTGGCTTACTTAGCACATACTCTTTTATACCCCACTGTTTAGTGCTCTGTGGACCAGTTCAGGGCCTTACTGACCAGCATATTCATGCTTTCCATGGAGCATTTAAAGTACTTCGACAAGTCTTGAAGGGACTTTACCTCAGTTACAAAGCGCAAGGTAATAGCAAAAATGAGACCTTAGATTCTGTTATTTCAAAAGATAACCAAAATCACCACTTGACAGAAGTTTATAGAGCTTTGTTTGAAAGACAGTGTCTGGACTCAGTTTTAATGAGTGAAAACAATCCATCAGGAATGCAGTGTCATTTAAGAGACACTCCAGATTTGATCCTATCAagtatagaatcacagaatagtATTCCAAGTACAActctaacatacacacacaatattatAGGGGACTCCGAATCCCTAATTTGTACTCATCCCAACAAAATTGGGATTAATAATGCCAAGGAACCACTTGTAGCTATCAGTTGTGGTTGTAATGGTGATTCCCTGATAGAAATTCCTGAGAAACATAAAAGTGTCATTGAACAAACTTGCAAAATGAGCAATATAGCCGTAGACGTAACTTCCAAGGAGGTATTTCAGAACAATTCGAAAAGTTACTGTACCTCCTTTATACAGGCTGGTTCTGTTTTACCAGTAGGAGGTCACTTTGAGATCCTGTTACATTATTATCTTCTTGATTATTCCAGACAGTGCCAACAGCCAGAAATGAGTATGATTAGTTCATTAATAGCTAATGCACTGCTAAGTGTTCCAAAAACCCTTTATAAGGCtaagagaggaaataaaagctTTTGTCATGTGTACTTAAGAACAGTGCATGCTCTCCAGGCTAAGCAGTGGATGATGGCAGGGAATCCAACAGGCCTTGAATCAGTAGCTTGTAAATACCAATTACTCACATCAGTACTTCACTGCTTGACAAAACTCTTAACTATTGACTTAGTTATCAGGATTAATAAGCAGCCGCAAAAGACTAGTGATGATGAGACAGAAGAGGATGGGTGA